In Agromyces sp. SYSU T00194, a genomic segment contains:
- a CDS encoding serine hydrolase domain-containing protein, translating into MRAGRRVRSHAGGLAIAVVVATGLTGCTGIVDAISPDEQEVLAAEIRGRAAQEVARLYDQSRRAGQLRALMVTVDGETILDERFDAAVDDGWDTGEITMSVMSTLVGIAIGDGSIRGVDATLAELLPDEADRMPDSAAGATLGQLLTHTAGFAGVHEGPSYSFEQSDDWVGTILDDAVRVPGASFDFSDGGAHLLSAVLEEATGMTAFDFARERLFDPLGIDTLVAFEGPLADAADDEAEVGWPVDPQGRSTGWSHLRLRPGDLAAIGNLVLHEGRRGEQQVVPAAWVRQATADQLGDITARAGVTDGYGYLWWRTSFHDDAAILAWGFGGQLIEIVPARDLVAVAMTETDPAIDADVGLLPSHLLPVFEALVPE; encoded by the coding sequence ATGCGGGCAGGACGTCGCGTCCGGTCGCATGCGGGCGGGCTGGCCATCGCCGTCGTCGTGGCGACGGGCCTCACCGGGTGCACGGGCATCGTCGACGCGATCTCCCCGGACGAGCAGGAGGTGCTCGCGGCGGAGATCCGGGGCCGGGCTGCGCAGGAGGTCGCCCGCCTGTACGACCAGTCGCGGCGTGCGGGGCAGTTGCGTGCCCTCATGGTGACCGTCGACGGGGAGACCATCCTCGACGAGCGCTTCGACGCAGCGGTCGACGACGGCTGGGACACCGGGGAGATCACGATGAGCGTGATGTCGACGCTCGTCGGCATCGCCATCGGCGACGGCAGCATCCGCGGGGTCGATGCCACGCTCGCCGAGCTCCTTCCCGATGAGGCCGACCGCATGCCCGACTCCGCCGCGGGAGCGACGCTCGGCCAGCTGCTCACGCACACCGCCGGATTCGCCGGCGTCCACGAGGGGCCCTCCTACTCGTTCGAGCAGTCGGACGACTGGGTCGGCACGATCCTCGACGATGCCGTGCGCGTCCCGGGCGCCAGCTTCGACTTCTCCGACGGCGGGGCCCACCTGCTCTCGGCGGTGCTCGAGGAGGCCACCGGCATGACGGCGTTCGACTTCGCCCGCGAGCGCCTCTTCGACCCGCTCGGCATCGACACGCTCGTCGCGTTCGAGGGCCCGCTCGCCGACGCGGCGGACGACGAGGCCGAGGTCGGCTGGCCGGTCGATCCGCAGGGCCGCAGCACGGGGTGGAGCCACCTGCGCCTGCGACCGGGCGACCTCGCGGCGATCGGCAACCTGGTCCTGCACGAGGGCCGCCGGGGCGAGCAGCAGGTCGTGCCCGCCGCCTGGGTGCGGCAGGCGACCGCCGACCAGCTCGGCGACATCACGGCGCGCGCCGGCGTGACCGACGGCTACGGCTACCTGTGGTGGCGAACGAGCTTCCACGACGATGCGGCGATCCTCGCCTGGGGGTTCGGCGGGCAGCTCATCGAGATCGTTCCCGCGCGCGACCTGGTCGCGGTCGCCATGACCGAGACCGACCCGGCGATCGACGCCGACGTCGGGCTCCTGCCGTCGCACCTCCTGCCCGTGTTCGAGGCGCTGGTGCCCGAGTGA
- a CDS encoding zinc-dependent metalloprotease, with product MADENGPGDDRSPEDEFRDMLREILSGGAGVDPAQLAGAAGLPNDPASVAALFSQLQQAMASGGDGINRDLALQQGVARAKDGQQDTDAATRAAWEQAYHVAALWLDEAVAVSSLTEPGVLLSRRRWVEQTMPVWTQLAEPVAASIADSLTQVMSEQAPEELRGMMAGASQMMRSIGGTLFAMQLGQVVGQLSAEVVSGGDVGIPLLEDGTAAVLPQNAAEFGDGLDIPDDQVQLYLAVRELAHARLFRHARWLRLRLITSITDFARGIRIDTDRIEELASDFDPSNPEALRDALVNGSLIPPKTPEQQAALARLETMLALIEGWVDVVTARATERLPSSGAIAETIRRRRATGGPAESAFGTLVGLELRPRRLREAAAMWAAVTDAVGVAGRDDLWSHPDLLPSSEDVDDPARIVARLTGDRTEEEASEADAFDQALEALLRGESPGGEAAEGDEGERP from the coding sequence GTGGCCGACGAGAATGGCCCCGGCGACGACCGGAGTCCCGAGGACGAGTTCCGCGACATGCTGCGCGAGATCCTGTCCGGCGGCGCGGGCGTCGACCCCGCCCAGCTCGCCGGCGCGGCCGGCCTGCCGAACGATCCGGCGAGCGTCGCCGCGCTGTTCAGCCAGCTCCAGCAGGCGATGGCCTCGGGCGGCGACGGCATCAACCGCGACCTCGCCCTCCAGCAGGGCGTCGCCCGTGCGAAGGACGGCCAGCAGGACACGGATGCGGCGACCCGAGCCGCCTGGGAGCAGGCGTACCACGTGGCCGCCCTCTGGCTCGACGAGGCCGTCGCCGTGAGCAGCCTGACCGAGCCCGGGGTGCTGCTCAGCCGGCGCCGCTGGGTGGAGCAGACCATGCCGGTCTGGACCCAGCTCGCCGAGCCGGTCGCCGCGAGCATCGCCGACTCGCTCACGCAGGTCATGTCGGAGCAGGCCCCCGAGGAGCTGCGCGGCATGATGGCCGGCGCGAGCCAGATGATGCGGTCGATCGGCGGCACGCTGTTCGCGATGCAGCTCGGCCAGGTGGTCGGGCAGCTGTCGGCCGAGGTCGTGTCGGGCGGCGACGTCGGCATCCCGCTGCTGGAGGACGGCACCGCCGCGGTGCTGCCCCAGAACGCCGCCGAGTTCGGCGACGGGCTCGACATCCCCGACGACCAGGTGCAGCTCTACCTCGCGGTGCGCGAGCTCGCGCACGCGCGCCTGTTCCGCCACGCGCGCTGGCTCCGGCTGCGGCTGATCACCTCCATCACGGACTTCGCCCGGGGCATCCGCATCGACACCGACCGCATCGAGGAGCTCGCCAGCGACTTCGACCCGTCGAACCCCGAGGCGCTGCGCGACGCGCTCGTCAACGGCTCGCTGATCCCGCCGAAGACCCCCGAGCAGCAGGCCGCGCTCGCGCGCCTGGAGACGATGCTCGCCCTCATCGAGGGCTGGGTCGACGTGGTCACCGCCCGCGCGACCGAGCGCCTGCCCTCGAGCGGCGCGATCGCCGAGACGATCCGCCGCCGCCGGGCGACCGGCGGGCCGGCCGAGTCGGCGTTCGGCACGCTCGTCGGGCTGGAGCTGCGTCCGCGTCGCCTGCGCGAGGCCGCGGCGATGTGGGCGGCCGTCACCGACGCCGTCGGGGTCGCCGGGCGCGACGACCTGTGGTCGCACCCCGACCTGCTGCCGTCGTCGGAGGACGTCGACGACCCGGCGCGCATCGTCGCCCGGCTCACCGGCGACCGCACCGAGGAGGAGGCCAGCGAGGCCGACGCCTTCGACCAGGCGCTCGAGGCGCTGCTGCGCGGGGAGTCGCCCGGCGGCGAGGCGGCCGAGGGCGACGAGGGCGAGCGCCCCTAG
- a CDS encoding YlbL family protein, with product MALFDEDRARPEQRRPGSRARTAGWWLLAIAVVIAGVFASSPAPYVIEQPGPVYDTLGVATTSDGDEVPLISVPDETTYPTEGNLDLLTVSIVGNPQRQPSWLEIGGAMLDDSRAVVPIEAVFPADLTQEERDEQNQTLMVDSQQDAIAAALVELGYDFPREVTIIGLLDDSAAEGQLEEGDVITAVNGEPMHDIASLRDAIQVNGAEPADIEVDRDGETVDAVVTPRDQDGTLLIGVGVTMQYEFPIDVQIQLDDVGGPSAGLMFALGIIDKLTPDAMTGGERIAGTGTIDSAGNVGPIGGIRQKMHGAVGAGADWMLAPASNCDEVVGNIPSGLEVFAVQTLDDAIDAIDVIAQGGDLDALPRCAAG from the coding sequence ATGGCCCTGTTCGACGAGGATCGCGCGCGCCCCGAACAGCGTCGCCCCGGGTCGCGGGCCCGCACCGCCGGCTGGTGGCTCCTGGCGATCGCCGTCGTGATCGCCGGCGTCTTCGCGTCGTCGCCGGCGCCGTACGTCATCGAGCAGCCCGGCCCCGTGTACGACACGCTCGGGGTCGCGACCACGAGCGACGGCGACGAGGTGCCGCTCATCTCCGTGCCCGACGAGACCACGTACCCGACCGAGGGCAACCTCGACCTGCTCACCGTCTCGATCGTCGGCAATCCGCAGCGGCAGCCGTCGTGGCTCGAGATCGGCGGGGCGATGCTCGACGACAGCCGTGCGGTGGTGCCCATCGAGGCGGTCTTCCCGGCCGACCTCACGCAGGAGGAGCGCGACGAGCAGAACCAGACGCTCATGGTCGACTCCCAGCAGGACGCCATCGCGGCCGCGCTGGTCGAGCTCGGCTACGACTTCCCGCGCGAGGTCACCATCATCGGGCTGCTCGACGACTCGGCCGCGGAGGGCCAGCTCGAGGAGGGCGACGTCATCACCGCCGTCAACGGCGAGCCCATGCACGACATCGCGTCGCTGCGCGATGCCATCCAGGTCAACGGCGCCGAGCCCGCCGACATCGAGGTCGACCGCGACGGCGAGACCGTCGACGCGGTCGTCACCCCGCGCGACCAGGACGGCACCCTGCTCATCGGCGTGGGCGTCACGATGCAGTACGAGTTCCCGATCGACGTGCAGATCCAGCTCGACGACGTGGGCGGGCCGAGTGCCGGCCTGATGTTCGCACTCGGCATCATCGACAAGCTGACGCCCGACGCCATGACCGGCGGCGAGCGGATCGCCGGCACGGGCACGATCGACTCGGCCGGCAACGTGGGCCCCATCGGCGGCATCCGCCAGAAGATGCACGGCGCGGTCGGCGCCGGCGCCGACTGGATGCTGGCGCCCGCGAGCAACTGCGACGAGGTCGTCGGGAACATCCCGTCGGGCCTCGAGGTCTTCGCGGTGCAGACCCTCGACGACGCGATCGACGCGATCGACGTCATCGCCCAGGGCGGCGACCTGGACGCGCTGCCGCGCTGCGCCGCGGGCTGA
- a CDS encoding carbon-nitrogen hydrolase family protein, whose product MTDAPTDDPALGVAVAQFAPTDDRDGNLAEIARLARLAAGRGAALVVFPEYSSYFTPTPGRDWVEHAEGPDGPFIAGLAALADELDVHLVAGLVERSDEPDRVHNTVVAVAPGTGVVAAYRKLHLYDAFGQRESEWVAPGIVDDPQTFALGGIRFGLQTCYDARFPEVTRRILDAGADVICMPAEWVRGPLKEQHWRTLTTARALENTAYVLAADHAPPVGAGNSMVVDPMGVEIATIGEATDVAVAWISAERIASVRRLNPALALRRFAVVPR is encoded by the coding sequence ATGACGGATGCCCCGACCGACGACCCCGCCCTCGGCGTCGCCGTGGCGCAGTTCGCGCCGACCGACGACCGCGACGGCAACCTCGCGGAGATCGCACGCCTGGCGCGCCTCGCGGCCGGCCGGGGCGCCGCGCTCGTCGTCTTCCCCGAGTACTCGTCGTACTTCACGCCGACGCCCGGCCGCGACTGGGTCGAGCACGCCGAAGGGCCGGATGGCCCGTTCATCGCGGGGCTCGCCGCACTCGCCGACGAGCTCGACGTGCACCTGGTCGCCGGTCTCGTCGAGCGCTCCGACGAGCCCGACCGCGTGCACAACACCGTCGTCGCGGTCGCGCCGGGCACGGGCGTCGTCGCCGCCTACCGCAAGCTGCACCTCTACGACGCGTTCGGCCAGCGCGAGTCGGAGTGGGTCGCTCCCGGCATCGTCGACGATCCGCAGACGTTCGCGCTCGGGGGCATCCGCTTCGGCCTGCAGACCTGCTACGACGCGCGCTTCCCCGAGGTGACGCGTCGCATCCTCGACGCCGGCGCCGACGTGATCTGCATGCCCGCCGAATGGGTGCGCGGGCCGCTCAAGGAGCAGCACTGGCGCACGCTCACCACCGCGCGGGCGCTCGAGAACACCGCGTACGTGCTCGCCGCCGACCACGCACCGCCGGTCGGCGCGGGCAACAGCATGGTGGTCGACCCGATGGGCGTCGAGATCGCGACGATCGGCGAGGCGACCGACGTCGCCGTCGCGTGGATCTCGGCCGAGCGCATCGCGTCGGTGCGGCGTCTCAACCCCGCGCTCGCGCTGCGGCGCTTCGCGGTCGTGCCGCGCTGA
- a CDS encoding UPF0182 family membrane protein yields the protein MTSAQPDQAQGRRRAPIAITIGIVVALVVGFFIFAGLYADVLWYDQLGFLNVLTTEWIARLLLFLIGFVGMGLPVWISIQIAYRTRPVYAKLNSQLDRYQEVFEPLRRLAMYGIPAVLGIFGGVSAASRWQTTLLWLNGTSFGTTDPQFNFDVGFYVFDLPFYRGLVGFASAVVLLSALLVIATNYLYGAIRVSGREVVISKSARIQIAITAGIYLLLQAVSIWFDQYATLTESNDLMTGASYADVYATIPGRGILAGIALVVSILFFITAIIGRWRLPLVGTALLIISSLIIGSLYPWVIQRFQVDPSAKTLEAPFIQRNIDMTREAFGVADVEEIPYEAQTDAERGALRADAETTANIRLMDPAQISDAFAQLEQFRQYYQFPDILDVDRYQIDGTTQDAVVAVRDLRLAGLGDAQNWVNSHIVYTHGYGMVAAAGNQRSVDGQPVFIQSGIPTTGDLEIEEPRVYFGENSPEYSIVGAPEGTSPVELDYPAGGDNGNQTQTTFEGEGGPSLSGLFNKLIYALKFQSEQIFLSDNVNDESQILYDRDPLTRIQKVAPYLTLDSDPYPSVVDGRIVWIVDGYTQTDAYPYSTKLSMSQAISDSQQLAPTFALDDVNYIRNSVKATVDAYDGSVTLYAWDEEEPILQAWQNIFPATVVPMEEMSGDLMSHVRYPSDLFKLQRSILGRYHVTDAGSFFSRDDAWTTPDEPTAPTGSDILQPPYYLTMQMPGQDEPSYSLYSTFIPESGDEDSRNVLKGYLAVDADAGTSDGERAEGYGSLRLLTLPSGDLVPGPGQVQNQFNGDPSISAQLNILRQGSSEVINGNLLTVPVGGGLLYVQPVYVRSTGETSYPLLQKVLVAFGDQIAFEDTLDEALDVLFGGESGASAGDSGVEGDTGGDTGTGDTDGDTGTGDTGGDTGTGTTTGDPETDAQLQALLRQAQQSLQDKQQALSEGDWAAYGLADAELASTIADMLALLNG from the coding sequence GTGACGTCTGCACAACCCGACCAGGCTCAAGGGCGCCGACGCGCGCCGATCGCGATCACGATCGGCATCGTGGTCGCACTGGTGGTGGGCTTCTTCATCTTCGCGGGGCTCTACGCCGACGTCCTCTGGTACGACCAGCTCGGCTTCCTGAACGTGCTCACGACCGAGTGGATCGCCCGGCTGCTGCTGTTCCTCATCGGGTTCGTCGGCATGGGGCTGCCCGTCTGGATCAGCATCCAGATCGCCTACCGCACCCGGCCGGTCTACGCGAAGCTGAACTCCCAGCTCGACCGTTACCAGGAGGTGTTCGAGCCGCTCCGCCGGCTCGCGATGTACGGCATCCCCGCCGTGCTCGGCATCTTCGGCGGCGTCTCGGCCGCGTCGCGCTGGCAGACCACCCTGCTCTGGCTGAACGGCACGTCGTTCGGCACGACGGACCCGCAGTTCAACTTCGACGTGGGCTTCTACGTCTTCGACCTGCCGTTCTACCGCGGGCTCGTCGGCTTCGCGTCCGCGGTGGTGCTGCTGTCGGCCCTGCTCGTGATCGCCACCAACTACCTCTACGGCGCCATCCGCGTCTCGGGCCGCGAGGTCGTCATCTCGAAGTCGGCGCGCATCCAGATCGCGATCACCGCGGGCATCTACCTGCTGCTGCAGGCCGTCAGCATCTGGTTCGACCAGTACGCCACGCTCACCGAGTCGAACGACCTCATGACGGGCGCGTCGTACGCCGACGTGTACGCGACGATCCCCGGTCGCGGCATCCTCGCCGGCATCGCGCTGGTCGTGTCGATCCTCTTCTTCATCACCGCGATCATCGGCCGCTGGCGCCTGCCGCTCGTCGGCACCGCGCTGCTGATCATCTCGAGCCTCATCATCGGATCGCTCTACCCGTGGGTGATCCAGCGCTTCCAGGTCGACCCGAGCGCCAAGACGCTCGAGGCGCCCTTCATCCAGCGCAACATCGACATGACGCGCGAGGCGTTCGGGGTCGCCGACGTCGAGGAGATCCCGTACGAGGCGCAGACCGACGCCGAGCGCGGCGCGCTGCGCGCCGACGCCGAGACCACGGCGAACATCCGACTGATGGACCCGGCGCAGATCAGCGACGCGTTCGCACAGCTCGAGCAGTTCCGCCAGTACTACCAGTTCCCCGACATCCTCGATGTCGACCGCTACCAGATCGACGGCACCACGCAGGACGCCGTGGTCGCGGTGCGCGACCTGCGCCTGGCCGGCCTCGGCGACGCCCAGAACTGGGTGAACTCGCACATCGTCTACACGCACGGCTACGGCATGGTCGCGGCGGCGGGCAACCAGCGCTCGGTCGACGGCCAGCCGGTCTTCATCCAGTCGGGCATCCCGACCACCGGCGACCTCGAGATCGAGGAGCCGCGCGTCTACTTCGGCGAGAACTCGCCCGAGTACTCGATCGTGGGCGCCCCGGAGGGCACCAGCCCCGTCGAACTCGACTACCCGGCCGGCGGCGACAACGGCAACCAGACCCAGACCACGTTCGAGGGCGAGGGCGGCCCGTCGCTCAGCGGGCTGTTCAACAAGCTGATCTACGCGCTGAAGTTCCAGAGCGAGCAGATCTTCCTGTCCGACAACGTCAACGACGAGTCGCAGATCCTCTACGACCGCGACCCGCTCACGCGCATCCAGAAGGTCGCGCCGTACCTGACGCTCGACTCCGACCCGTACCCGTCGGTGGTGGACGGCCGGATCGTCTGGATCGTCGACGGCTACACCCAGACCGACGCGTACCCGTACTCGACCAAGCTCTCGATGAGCCAGGCGATCTCGGACTCGCAGCAGCTCGCGCCGACCTTCGCGCTCGACGACGTGAACTACATCCGCAACTCGGTGAAGGCCACCGTCGACGCCTACGACGGCAGCGTCACGCTGTACGCGTGGGATGAGGAGGAGCCCATCCTGCAGGCGTGGCAGAACATCTTCCCGGCCACGGTCGTGCCGATGGAGGAGATGTCGGGCGACCTGATGAGCCACGTGCGCTACCCGTCCGACCTGTTCAAGCTGCAGCGCTCGATCCTCGGCCGGTACCACGTGACCGACGCGGGCTCGTTCTTCTCGCGGGACGACGCCTGGACGACGCCCGACGAGCCGACGGCCCCGACCGGCAGCGACATCCTGCAGCCGCCGTACTACCTGACGATGCAGATGCCCGGTCAGGACGAGCCGAGCTACTCGCTCTACTCCACGTTCATCCCGGAGTCGGGCGACGAGGACAGCCGCAACGTGCTGAAGGGCTACCTCGCGGTGGACGCCGATGCCGGGACGTCCGACGGCGAGCGCGCCGAGGGCTACGGCTCCCTGCGGCTGCTGACGCTCCCGTCGGGCGATCTCGTTCCCGGCCCCGGCCAGGTGCAGAACCAGTTCAACGGCGACCCGAGCATCTCGGCGCAGCTGAACATCCTGCGCCAGGGCTCGTCGGAGGTCATCAACGGCAACCTGCTCACCGTGCCCGTCGGCGGCGGCCTGCTCTACGTGCAGCCCGTGTACGTGCGCTCGACCGGTGAGACCAGCTACCCGTTGCTGCAGAAGGTGCTCGTCGCCTTCGGCGACCAGATCGCGTTCGAGGACACCCTCGACGAGGCGCTGGACGTGCTGTTCGGCGGCGAGTCCGGGGCATCCGCGGGTGACAGCGGCGTCGAGGGCGACACCGGCGGCGACACCGGCACGGGCGACACCGACGGCGACACCGGCACGGGCGACACCGGCGGCGACACCGGCACGGGCACGACGACCGGCGATCCCGAGACCGATGCCCAGCTGCAGGCGCTGCTCCGGCAGGCCCAGCAGTCGCTGCAGGACAAGCAGCAGGCGCTGTCGGAGGGCGACTGGGCGGCGTACGGCCTCGCCGACGCGGAGCTCGCGTCGACGATCGCCGACATGCTGGCGCTCCTCAACGGCTGA
- a CDS encoding oxidoreductase, giving the protein MPYTRESIPDQAGRVAVVTGANGGLGLETAKALAAAGAHVVMAVRDAGKADAAVAEITAETPDASLERVDLDLGSQASVRRAAERILATHDRVDLLVNNAGVMAMPERETEDGYEMQVGVDHLGHWTLTALLLPALLAAPAARVVTVTSTAHHMGKSLDPDEPFRRGERYDPWRVYGDAKLANYHFGLGLQERFAAAGVAAQSLIAHPGLSHSDLQTRTVREGGGGSAGPFFAWMAAHTGMEVDRGALPQLRAATDPEARGGEFYGPRFMNTGRAVRLPVLRPGREEAIRVLWEASERLTGVPLEVPATGAATDAA; this is encoded by the coding sequence ATGCCCTACACCCGCGAGTCCATCCCCGACCAGGCCGGCCGCGTCGCGGTCGTCACCGGCGCGAACGGCGGCCTCGGCCTCGAGACCGCGAAGGCCCTCGCCGCGGCCGGCGCGCACGTCGTCATGGCCGTGCGCGACGCCGGCAAGGCCGACGCCGCGGTCGCCGAGATCACCGCCGAGACACCGGATGCCTCGCTCGAGCGCGTCGACCTCGACCTCGGGTCGCAGGCGTCGGTGCGCCGGGCGGCCGAGCGCATCCTCGCCACGCACGACCGCGTCGACCTGCTCGTGAACAACGCGGGCGTCATGGCCATGCCCGAGCGCGAGACCGAGGACGGCTACGAGATGCAGGTCGGCGTCGACCACCTCGGGCACTGGACGCTCACCGCGCTGCTGCTGCCCGCACTGCTCGCCGCCCCGGCGGCACGCGTCGTGACGGTCACCTCGACCGCGCACCACATGGGGAAGTCGCTCGACCCCGACGAGCCGTTCCGCCGCGGCGAGCGGTACGACCCCTGGCGCGTGTACGGCGACGCGAAGCTCGCGAACTACCACTTCGGTCTCGGCCTGCAGGAGCGCTTCGCCGCCGCGGGCGTGGCCGCGCAGAGCCTCATCGCCCACCCGGGGCTCTCGCACAGCGACCTGCAGACGCGCACGGTGCGCGAGGGCGGCGGGGGCTCGGCCGGGCCGTTCTTCGCGTGGATGGCCGCGCACACGGGCATGGAGGTCGACCGCGGCGCACTCCCCCAGTTGCGGGCGGCGACCGACCCCGAGGCGCGCGGCGGCGAGTTCTACGGGCCCCGGTTCATGAACACCGGGCGCGCGGTGCGCCTGCCCGTGCTGCGGCCCGGGCGCGAGGAGGCGATCCGCGTGTTGTGGGAGGCGTCGGAGCGTCTGACGGGCGTGCCGCTCGAGGTGCCCGCGACGGGCGCCGCGACGGACGCGGCCTGA
- a CDS encoding class I SAM-dependent methyltransferase — protein sequence MTIDLRSGDWLDDNRANWDERVPVHLGPGSMYDQQPLREGRTVLDPIVEAMLARRLPDGLHGLRVLHLQCHFGSDTLSLANLGATVVGLDFSRPALDEAERMAAEIGMDDGRARFVESNVYAAREALPEPGAFDVVFTTWGTIGWLPDVAEWARIIAWYLKPGGVLLFADGHPAAFVFDGDGAADGMPAFTYPYGNPEPDIVVDASDYADPDAQLEHARTWEWMHPMDEIHRALRDAGLGIADFREHYAVPWRIFPRTVDTGDGMWGWPDRPWLPLSYSIEAVRASSAGPAGTEPS from the coding sequence ATGACCATCGACCTGCGGTCGGGGGACTGGCTCGACGACAATCGCGCCAACTGGGACGAGCGCGTCCCGGTGCACCTCGGCCCCGGGTCGATGTACGACCAGCAGCCGCTCCGTGAGGGGCGCACGGTGCTCGACCCCATCGTGGAGGCGATGCTCGCGCGTCGGCTCCCCGACGGGCTGCACGGGTTGCGGGTGCTGCACCTCCAGTGCCACTTCGGCTCGGACACGCTCTCGCTGGCGAACCTGGGTGCCACCGTCGTCGGACTCGACTTCTCGCGCCCGGCGCTCGACGAGGCCGAGCGCATGGCGGCCGAGATCGGCATGGACGACGGACGCGCGCGCTTCGTCGAGTCGAACGTCTACGCGGCGCGCGAGGCGCTGCCCGAGCCGGGCGCCTTCGACGTCGTGTTCACCACGTGGGGCACGATCGGCTGGCTCCCGGACGTCGCGGAGTGGGCCCGCATCATCGCCTGGTACCTGAAGCCCGGCGGGGTGCTGCTCTTCGCCGACGGGCATCCTGCCGCCTTCGTCTTCGACGGCGACGGTGCGGCCGACGGGATGCCCGCCTTCACCTATCCCTACGGCAACCCCGAGCCCGACATCGTCGTGGACGCCTCCGACTACGCCGATCCCGACGCGCAGCTCGAGCACGCCCGCACCTGGGAGTGGATGCACCCGATGGACGAGATCCACCGGGCGCTGCGCGACGCCGGCCTGGGCATCGCGGACTTCCGCGAGCACTACGCCGTGCCGTGGAGGATCTTCCCGCGCACGGTGGACACGGGCGACGGCATGTGGGGCTGGCCCGACCGTCCGTGGCTGCCGCTGTCGTACTCGATCGAGGCGGTCCGGGCGTCGTCCGCGGGCCCGGCGGGCACCGAGCCGTCCTGA
- a CDS encoding aminotransferase class I/II-fold pyridoxal phosphate-dependent enzyme — translation MIDYAPSAGLEPWQRTAAGAGLLAADGSVAATIFAEMSALAARTGAINLGQGFPDEDGPAEVLEAARQAIADGVNQYPPGIGMPVLREAIAAHQRHWYGIELDPDREVLVTAGATEALAATLLALVDTGDEVVTFEPFYDAYGALIARAGGIHRTVPLHFPDFRPDPDALRAAVTDRTRVIIVNSPHNPTGAVFDRQTLALIVELAEAHDAIIVTDEVYEHLSFDVAHVPIASLPGGFDRTVSISSGGKTFSTTGWKIGWATGPAELIEAVLAVKQFLTYVNGAPFQPAIAAGLALPDARFAGFADALRSKRDLLVGGLQRAGFTISEPDAGYFVVADASDVGHPDGEALCRRLPELAGVVAVPLTAFVHPDRRDPYRSLVRFAYCKRVDVLEEASARLARLGAY, via the coding sequence GTGATCGATTACGCACCGTCAGCGGGGCTGGAGCCGTGGCAGCGCACGGCGGCTGGCGCCGGGCTGCTGGCGGCCGACGGAAGCGTGGCGGCCACGATCTTCGCCGAGATGAGCGCGCTCGCGGCGCGCACGGGCGCCATCAACCTCGGTCAGGGGTTCCCCGACGAGGACGGACCCGCCGAGGTGCTCGAGGCTGCACGCCAGGCGATCGCCGACGGCGTCAACCAGTACCCGCCGGGCATCGGCATGCCGGTGCTGCGCGAGGCGATCGCGGCGCACCAGCGGCACTGGTACGGCATCGAGCTCGACCCCGATCGCGAGGTGCTCGTGACGGCGGGCGCGACCGAGGCCCTCGCCGCGACGCTGCTCGCGCTCGTCGACACCGGCGACGAGGTCGTCACGTTCGAGCCGTTCTACGACGCCTACGGAGCGCTGATCGCCCGCGCCGGCGGCATCCACCGCACCGTGCCGCTGCACTTCCCCGACTTCCGGCCCGACCCCGACGCGCTGCGCGCCGCGGTGACCGACCGCACGCGCGTCATCATCGTCAACTCGCCGCACAACCCCACGGGCGCGGTGTTCGACCGGCAGACCCTCGCGCTCATCGTCGAGCTCGCCGAGGCGCACGACGCGATCATCGTCACCGACGAGGTGTACGAGCACCTCTCCTTCGACGTGGCGCACGTGCCCATCGCCTCGCTGCCCGGCGGCTTCGACCGCACGGTGTCGATCTCCTCCGGCGGCAAGACGTTCAGCACCACCGGCTGGAAGATCGGCTGGGCGACCGGGCCGGCCGAGCTCATCGAGGCCGTGCTCGCGGTCAAGCAGTTCCTCACCTACGTCAACGGCGCACCGTTCCAGCCGGCGATCGCCGCGGGGCTCGCGCTGCCCGACGCGCGCTTCGCCGGGTTCGCCGACGCGCTGCGGTCCAAGCGCGACCTGCTGGTGGGCGGGCTGCAACGGGCCGGCTTCACGATCTCCGAGCCCGACGCGGGCTACTTCGTCGTGGCGGATGCCTCGGACGTCGGGCATCCCGATGGCGAGGCGCTCTGCCGGCGGCTGCCGGAGCTCGCCGGCGTGGTCGCCGTGCCGCTCACCGCGTTCGTGCACCCCGACCGGCGCGACCCGTACCGCAGCCTGGTGCGGTTCGCGTACTGCAAGCGTGTGGACGTGCTCGAGGAGGCATCCGCTCGCCTCGCCCGCCTCGGCGCCTACTGA